A genomic window from Micromonospora sp. WMMA1947 includes:
- a CDS encoding endonuclease: MDMKRVTRSRPGRLIATVVLAVAVAVPLGVTGAASAATPLTVAQALAVQDGRTATVTGYVIGQPTATTTVLTSGFTADTAIALADQAGETGTSRMLYVQVTAAWRSTFGLLTNPSLRGRQVTATGALTAYFSHGGLKNPTAMSLGGGATPSPTPTPSPTGTAVPDAYYAAASGKTGPALRTALHGIIKVQAKLSYDQVWDALKDTDQDPANPANVILLYSGRSQSKTSNGGGANDWNREHVWAKSHGDFGTATGPGTDVHHLRPEDVSVNSLRGNKDFDAGGGTVAEAPGCYTDADSFEPRDAVKGDVARMILYMAIRYEGGDGWPDLEPNDSVSNGSAPRLGRLSKLLTWNDQDPPDAFEKRRNQRIYERWQGNRNPFVDHPEWARSIWS, from the coding sequence ATGGATATGAAGCGCGTCACCCGCTCGCGACCCGGGCGGCTGATCGCGACGGTCGTGCTCGCCGTCGCGGTTGCGGTCCCGCTCGGCGTGACCGGCGCCGCGTCGGCCGCGACGCCCCTGACCGTGGCGCAGGCGCTCGCCGTCCAGGACGGCCGGACGGCCACCGTCACCGGCTACGTCATCGGCCAGCCCACCGCCACCACCACGGTGCTCACCTCCGGCTTCACCGCGGACACCGCGATCGCCCTCGCCGACCAGGCCGGCGAGACCGGCACGAGCCGGATGCTGTACGTGCAGGTGACGGCCGCCTGGCGGAGCACCTTCGGGCTGCTCACCAACCCGTCGCTGCGGGGGCGGCAGGTGACCGCGACCGGCGCGCTCACCGCGTACTTCAGCCACGGCGGGCTGAAGAACCCGACCGCGATGAGTCTCGGCGGCGGCGCCACGCCGAGTCCCACGCCGACCCCGAGCCCGACCGGCACCGCCGTGCCGGACGCCTACTACGCGGCTGCGTCCGGCAAGACCGGGCCGGCGCTGCGCACCGCGCTGCACGGCATCATCAAGGTGCAGGCAAAACTCAGCTACGACCAGGTGTGGGACGCGCTGAAGGACACCGATCAGGATCCGGCCAACCCGGCCAACGTGATCCTGCTCTACAGCGGACGGTCGCAGAGCAAGACGAGCAACGGCGGCGGCGCGAACGACTGGAACCGGGAGCACGTCTGGGCCAAGTCGCACGGCGACTTCGGCACCGCCACCGGTCCCGGCACCGACGTGCACCACCTTCGCCCGGAGGACGTGTCGGTCAACTCGTTGCGCGGCAACAAGGACTTCGACGCGGGCGGCGGCACGGTCGCCGAGGCGCCCGGCTGCTACACCGACGCCGACTCGTTCGAGCCGCGCGACGCGGTGAAGGGCGACGTGGCCCGCATGATCCTCTACATGGCGATCCGGTACGAGGGCGGCGACGGCTGGCCGGACCTGGAACCGAACGACTCGGTCTCCAACGGCTCCGCGCCCCGGCTCGGGCGGCTGTCGAAGCTGCTGACCTGGAACGACCAGGATCCGCCGGACGCCTTCGAGAAGCGCCGCAACCAGCGCATCTACGAGCGCTGGCAGGGCAACCGCAACCCGTTCGTCGACCACCCCGAGTGGGCGCGGTCGATCTGGAGTTGA
- a CDS encoding aldo/keto reductase, translating into MAQNGIPDIALNDGNTIPQLGFGVFQIEPKDTVRAVGTALEVGYRHIDTAQMYGNEAEVGQALRASGLDRGEVFVTSKLNNGFHRPDDARKAFEQSLRELKFDYLDLFLIHWPLPTRYDGDFVSTWKVLEELRDAGTVRSIGVSNFQVAHLERLAAEADVVPAVNQIEAHPYLGNEEVRAYDKAHGIATEAWSPIAQGKVLDDPTVVDVAEQVGRTPAQVVLRWHVQRGDIVFPKSTTPKRIEENFAIFDFTLDDTAMERLTSLDRGEAGRTGPNPDEFDYIPS; encoded by the coding sequence ATGGCCCAGAACGGCATTCCGGACATCGCACTCAACGACGGCAACACCATCCCGCAGCTCGGCTTCGGCGTCTTCCAGATCGAGCCGAAGGACACCGTGCGGGCGGTCGGCACCGCGCTCGAGGTCGGCTACCGGCACATCGACACCGCCCAGATGTACGGCAACGAGGCCGAGGTGGGTCAGGCGCTGCGCGCCTCCGGCCTGGACCGCGGCGAGGTCTTCGTCACCAGCAAGCTGAACAACGGCTTCCACCGCCCGGACGACGCCCGCAAGGCGTTCGAGCAGTCGCTGCGGGAGCTGAAGTTCGACTACCTCGACCTGTTCCTGATCCACTGGCCGCTGCCCACCCGCTACGACGGCGACTTCGTCTCCACCTGGAAGGTGCTGGAGGAACTGCGTGACGCGGGCACGGTCCGGTCGATCGGCGTGTCCAACTTCCAGGTCGCGCACCTGGAGCGGCTGGCCGCCGAGGCGGACGTGGTGCCGGCGGTCAACCAGATCGAGGCGCACCCCTACCTCGGCAACGAGGAGGTGCGGGCGTACGACAAGGCGCACGGCATCGCCACCGAGGCGTGGTCGCCGATCGCGCAGGGCAAGGTGCTCGACGACCCGACGGTCGTGGACGTGGCCGAGCAGGTCGGCCGGACCCCGGCCCAGGTGGTGTTGCGCTGGCACGTGCAGCGCGGCGACATCGTCTTCCCGAAGTCGACCACGCCGAAGCGGATCGAGGAGAACTTCGCGATCTTCGACTTCACGCTCGACGACACCGCGATGGAGCGGCTCACCTCGCTGGACCGGGGCGAGGCCGGCCGGACCGGACCGAACCCGGACGAGTTCGACTACATCCCGAGCTGA
- a CDS encoding aldo/keto reductase — MRYRTIGTDPATRREVSVLSLGAMLFGTATDEATSFAILDRYVEAGGTFIDTSDNYAFWQNGGQGGESEELLGRWRRSRGIGDEVVIATKLGARPLAPGTSYVDNPEGLSAKVIRESAERSRERLGVERLDLLYAHIEDHTVPLQETVEGFAELVAEGTVGLLGASNHRAWRVERARALAASAGLPGYEVLQYHRSYLPRRLDVPSELDRDGDVGWVGPDLLSYLRTEPQLTLVAYSPLLKGAYVRPERLAEEYALPATPARLEALRAVAAETGATVNQVVLAWLTGGDIPSIPLVGFSSVAQLEESLAAVDLELTAEQRTRLDSAH, encoded by the coding sequence ATGCGCTACCGCACCATCGGCACGGACCCGGCCACCCGCCGCGAGGTCAGCGTGCTCAGTCTCGGCGCGATGCTGTTCGGCACCGCCACCGACGAGGCCACCTCGTTCGCCATCCTCGACCGGTACGTCGAGGCGGGCGGCACCTTCATCGACACCTCGGACAACTACGCCTTCTGGCAGAACGGGGGCCAGGGTGGCGAGAGCGAGGAGCTGCTCGGCCGCTGGCGGCGCAGCCGCGGGATCGGCGACGAGGTGGTCATCGCGACGAAGTTGGGCGCCCGTCCGCTCGCCCCCGGCACCAGCTACGTCGACAACCCGGAAGGGCTGTCGGCGAAGGTGATCCGCGAGTCCGCCGAGCGCAGCCGGGAGCGCCTCGGCGTCGAGCGGCTCGACCTGCTCTACGCCCACATCGAGGACCACACGGTGCCGCTGCAGGAGACCGTGGAGGGCTTCGCCGAGCTGGTGGCCGAGGGCACGGTCGGGCTGCTGGGCGCCAGCAACCACCGCGCCTGGCGGGTGGAGCGGGCCCGCGCGCTCGCCGCCTCGGCCGGTTTGCCCGGGTACGAGGTGCTCCAGTACCACCGCAGCTACCTGCCCCGGCGCCTGGACGTGCCGAGCGAGCTGGACCGGGACGGGGACGTCGGCTGGGTCGGGCCGGACCTGCTCAGCTACCTGCGCACCGAGCCGCAGCTCACGCTGGTCGCGTACTCGCCGCTGTTGAAGGGCGCGTACGTCCGGCCGGAACGGCTCGCCGAGGAGTACGCGCTGCCGGCCACCCCGGCCCGGCTGGAGGCGCTGCGGGCGGTGGCTGCCGAGACCGGCGCCACAGTCAACCAGGTGGTACTGGCCTGGCTGACGGGTGGGGACATCCCGTCGATTCCGCTCGTCGGCTTCTCCTCGGTGGCGCAACTGGAGGAGAGCCTGGCCGCCGTCGACCTGGAGCTGACCGCCGAGCAGCGGACCCGGCTGGACTCGGCGCACTGA
- a CDS encoding ATP-binding cassette domain-containing protein, which produces MSNRNTGLAVEAEGLVRSFGSTRALDGLDLRVPAGTVYGVLGPNGAGKTTAVRVLATLLRPDGGTARVFGHDVVREADAVRARVSLTGQYASLDEDLTGAENLVLLGRLLGLGRSGARDRAEQLLAAFGLTEAAGRQVKKYSGGMRRRIDIAASILNTPDLLFLDEPTTGLDPRSRNQVWAIVRAVVAYGTTVLLTTQYLDEADQLAGRIAVVDHGRVIAEGTPGELKSSIGAGSVHIRLRDPEQRPQAEQVLRASLGVPVQLAADPAALTARVGEHGTDLEAGTQAARALGELAAAGIVVDDFSLGQPSLDEVFLALTDHPAVPADERDDELEAAR; this is translated from the coding sequence ATGAGCAACCGGAACACCGGCCTGGCCGTCGAGGCCGAGGGCCTGGTCCGGTCCTTCGGTTCGACCCGGGCACTCGACGGGCTGGACCTGCGGGTTCCCGCCGGAACCGTCTACGGCGTACTGGGCCCGAACGGCGCCGGGAAGACCACAGCCGTACGCGTGCTGGCGACGCTGTTGCGGCCGGACGGCGGCACGGCCCGGGTCTTCGGGCACGACGTGGTGCGCGAGGCCGACGCGGTGCGCGCCCGGGTGAGCCTGACCGGCCAGTACGCCTCGCTGGACGAGGACCTGACCGGCGCGGAGAACCTGGTCCTGCTCGGCCGGCTGCTCGGGCTGGGCCGGTCCGGCGCCCGGGACCGGGCCGAGCAGTTGCTCGCCGCGTTCGGGCTGACCGAGGCGGCGGGACGGCAGGTGAAGAAGTACTCCGGCGGGATGCGGCGGCGCATCGACATCGCCGCGAGCATCCTCAACACGCCGGACCTGCTGTTCCTCGACGAACCGACCACCGGGCTGGACCCGCGCAGCCGCAACCAGGTGTGGGCGATCGTGCGGGCGGTGGTGGCGTACGGCACGACGGTGCTGCTGACCACGCAGTACCTCGACGAGGCGGACCAGCTCGCCGGCCGGATCGCTGTGGTCGACCACGGCCGGGTGATCGCGGAGGGCACCCCGGGCGAGTTGAAGTCGTCGATCGGCGCGGGCAGTGTCCACATCCGGCTGCGCGATCCGGAGCAGCGGCCGCAGGCCGAGCAGGTGCTGCGGGCGTCGCTCGGCGTACCGGTGCAGCTCGCCGCGGACCCGGCGGCGCTGACCGCCCGCGTCGGCGAGCACGGCACCGACCTGGAGGCCGGCACGCAGGCGGCCCGGGCGCTCGGTGAGCTGGCCGCCGCCGGCATCGTGGTGGACGACTTCTCCCTCGGCCAGCCCAGCCTGGACGAGGTGTTCCTGGCCCTGACCGACCACCCGGCCGTCCCGGCGGACGAGCGGGACGACGAACTGGAGGCGGCGCGATGA
- a CDS encoding ABC transporter permease: MSDTAISTGRSPSVYMPSAEALATVLAPAERPARPSALSASLTFGWRALLKIKHVPEQLFDVTAFPIIMVLMFTYLFGGALADSPRAYLQFFLPGIMVTSVVMITMYTGVGLNSDIEKGVFDRIRTLPVWRPAALVGMIFGDVLRYVLAAVVILTVGVVLGFRPDGGLLGVLAGIGLLVVFSFAFSWVWTFFGLVLRSEKSVMGTSMMVLFPLTFLSNVFVDPSTMPGWLQAFVKINPITQLVTSVRAAMAGSMDGPSTMWMLLWSALFVVVFGTLTMYRYNRR, translated from the coding sequence ATGAGCGACACCGCGATCAGCACCGGGCGGTCGCCGTCCGTCTACATGCCGTCCGCCGAGGCGCTGGCCACCGTGCTCGCCCCGGCCGAGCGGCCGGCCCGGCCCAGCGCGCTGTCGGCGTCGCTGACGTTCGGCTGGCGCGCGCTGCTGAAGATCAAGCACGTGCCGGAGCAGCTGTTCGACGTGACCGCGTTCCCGATCATCATGGTGCTGATGTTCACGTACCTGTTCGGTGGCGCGCTCGCCGACAGCCCGCGTGCGTACCTCCAGTTCTTCCTGCCCGGCATCATGGTCACGAGCGTCGTGATGATCACCATGTACACCGGGGTGGGGCTGAACAGCGACATCGAGAAGGGCGTCTTCGACCGGATCCGTACGCTGCCGGTCTGGCGGCCGGCGGCGCTCGTCGGGATGATCTTCGGCGACGTGCTGCGCTACGTCCTGGCCGCCGTGGTGATCCTGACCGTGGGCGTGGTGCTCGGCTTCCGTCCCGACGGCGGGCTGCTCGGGGTGCTCGCCGGGATCGGGCTGCTTGTGGTCTTCTCGTTCGCGTTCTCCTGGGTGTGGACGTTCTTCGGCCTGGTGCTGCGCAGCGAGAAGTCGGTGATGGGGACCAGCATGATGGTGCTGTTCCCGCTGACGTTCCTGAGCAACGTGTTCGTCGACCCGTCGACAATGCCCGGTTGGCTGCAGGCGTTCGTCAAGATCAACCCGATCACCCAGCTCGTCACCTCGGTCCGCGCGGCGATGGCCGGCTCGATGGACGGCCCGAGCACCATGTGGATGCTGCTCTGGAGCGCCCTCTTCGTGGTCGTCTTCGGCACGCTGACGATGTACCGCTACAACCGCCGCTGA
- a CDS encoding AAA family ATPase, whose translation MEPRFGPELIGREHPAALLRAEVARLVDSHGGLVLVTGEPGIGKTTLVSAAADEARRSGALVLGAACWDSDTAPDYWPWVQVLRRLARSAGDPSGVREAAAAGLAALLGERAAGDATEPGDATEPGDATEPGGATDQGDATDQGDTSAPGEAGRAEFNRHDAVTAALVAVAQHRPVVLVFDDLHWADPASLRLLQFVTQHAWFERLLLIGTYRDAEVESGEHPLRPWLLPLTAKATTVTLAGLDRAEVAALMARTAGREPAADLVAEVHRRTGGNPFFVEQTARLWHTHGLTDTIAPGVREVVRRRLDQLPAAVVEALTVAAVLGREFDRRTLAACVPAPVAQVDRLLGRAAAARLVLPRDGGRFVFVHDLVRETLYDGLADDERRARHAAVVRAVYESDALAGALSPAHLARHAWLAGAELDPERAGDLLVAAARDAGGRIAVDESVRHYRRALELTGEPGRRVRVLLELAGLLHHAGPPAEVERLLAEAAALARELPDPGALTRVALIAHRQHSATRRRLDAAELVREAYRRLIAEPDPERPVRALVTDLITATETLARHGRDDEALTFSLWARHDTTWGLGTAQERAVVTAEIREVARRSGDRETELWATALRWVALLELGDPGYRQELTAFVTGARRDDVARQRVAAIADTAIIAAFQGDLAAAEAGFAEAESYREPGHSDHAFMTHHMRWSILLLYGRLAEAEAVLDRVGAGHPQVELLRAITAAERGDAAKVLRLTAAIEAAGTAYPRSVSPLWLRLRAQAAAVDGDPARCAAVRADLAPHRGQWAAALFGCDIGGPVDLWLAGVDAAEGRWDDAIDCYAAARDAADRLGARPWSVLARAGLVGALAGRNGPGDAAEARRLRAETVAEARTLGMVQVVDRLGAADPAPAAASAVVAPPAARLGAGVPALVAASSPAGRRTASGLSRAGVVYGRPPDPGADVIRPEFRPDGPVWRLAYDGVVVHLPDAKGLHDLRLLLSRPGTDVPAVELLDPAAGPELVAARRLGADPVLDDEAKARYRRHLRRLDDEIDRAAARDDGRRLAELDAERAALLDQLRTAAGLAGRGRRLGDQAERARKAVTGRIRDTLRRIDERHPALAAHLRESVTTGGACRYRPAEPVPWRL comes from the coding sequence ATGGAGCCGCGGTTCGGGCCGGAGCTGATCGGGCGGGAGCATCCCGCTGCCCTGCTGCGCGCCGAGGTGGCCCGGCTGGTCGACAGCCACGGCGGTCTCGTCCTGGTCACCGGCGAGCCGGGCATCGGCAAGACCACGCTGGTCTCGGCCGCCGCCGACGAGGCCCGCCGCAGCGGGGCGCTGGTGCTCGGCGCCGCCTGCTGGGACTCCGACACCGCCCCCGACTACTGGCCCTGGGTGCAGGTGCTGCGCCGGCTGGCCCGATCCGCCGGCGACCCGAGCGGGGTGCGGGAGGCCGCCGCCGCGGGCCTGGCGGCACTGCTGGGCGAGCGCGCGGCAGGCGACGCCACCGAGCCGGGCGACGCCACCGAGCCGGGCGACGCCACCGAGCCGGGCGGCGCGACGGACCAGGGCGACGCGACGGACCAGGGCGACACGTCCGCGCCGGGCGAGGCCGGCCGGGCCGAGTTCAACAGGCACGACGCGGTGACCGCCGCGCTGGTCGCCGTCGCCCAGCACCGGCCGGTCGTGCTGGTCTTCGACGACCTGCACTGGGCCGACCCGGCGTCGCTGCGGCTGCTCCAGTTCGTCACCCAGCACGCCTGGTTCGAACGGCTGCTGCTGATCGGCACCTACCGGGACGCCGAGGTCGAGTCCGGCGAGCACCCGCTGCGCCCGTGGCTGCTGCCGCTCACCGCCAAGGCCACCACCGTCACGCTCGCCGGGCTGGACCGCGCCGAGGTGGCCGCGCTGATGGCCCGCACCGCCGGCCGGGAGCCCGCCGCGGATCTGGTCGCGGAGGTGCACCGGCGCACCGGCGGCAACCCGTTCTTCGTGGAGCAGACCGCCCGGCTCTGGCACACCCACGGTCTCACCGACACCATCGCCCCCGGCGTACGGGAGGTGGTGCGCCGCCGGCTCGACCAACTGCCCGCCGCAGTGGTCGAGGCCCTCACGGTGGCCGCCGTGCTCGGCCGCGAGTTCGACAGACGGACGCTCGCCGCCTGCGTACCCGCTCCGGTCGCGCAGGTCGACCGGCTGCTCGGCCGCGCCGCCGCAGCCCGGCTGGTGCTGCCCCGCGACGGCGGCCGGTTCGTCTTCGTGCACGACCTGGTCCGCGAGACGCTCTACGACGGGCTCGCCGACGACGAACGGCGGGCCCGGCACGCGGCTGTGGTCCGGGCCGTCTACGAATCGGACGCGCTCGCCGGTGCACTCAGCCCGGCCCACCTGGCCCGGCACGCCTGGCTGGCCGGCGCCGAGCTGGACCCGGAACGCGCCGGTGACCTGCTGGTGGCCGCCGCCCGCGACGCCGGGGGCCGGATCGCGGTGGACGAGTCGGTACGGCACTACCGGCGCGCGCTCGAACTGACCGGCGAGCCCGGCCGGCGGGTCCGGGTGCTGCTGGAGCTGGCCGGGCTGCTGCACCACGCCGGCCCGCCGGCCGAGGTGGAGCGGCTGCTGGCCGAGGCCGCCGCGCTGGCGAGGGAGCTGCCCGATCCCGGCGCGCTGACCCGGGTGGCGCTCATCGCGCACCGGCAGCACTCCGCCACCCGCCGCCGGCTCGACGCCGCCGAGCTGGTCCGGGAGGCGTACCGGCGGTTGATCGCGGAGCCGGATCCGGAACGGCCGGTACGCGCGCTGGTCACCGACCTGATCACCGCCACCGAGACGCTCGCCCGGCACGGCCGCGACGACGAGGCGCTCACCTTCAGCCTGTGGGCCCGCCACGACACGACATGGGGTCTCGGCACCGCGCAGGAGCGAGCAGTGGTCACCGCCGAGATCCGGGAGGTGGCCCGCCGCAGCGGCGACCGGGAGACCGAGCTGTGGGCCACGGCGCTGCGCTGGGTCGCGCTGCTGGAGCTGGGCGATCCGGGTTACCGGCAGGAGCTGACCGCGTTCGTGACCGGCGCGCGACGCGACGACGTGGCCCGGCAGCGGGTGGCGGCGATCGCGGACACCGCCATCATCGCCGCCTTCCAGGGCGACCTCGCCGCCGCCGAGGCGGGCTTCGCCGAGGCGGAGAGCTACCGCGAGCCGGGGCACTCCGACCACGCGTTCATGACGCACCACATGCGCTGGTCGATTCTGCTGCTGTACGGCCGCCTCGCCGAGGCCGAGGCGGTGCTCGACCGGGTGGGCGCCGGGCACCCGCAGGTCGAACTGCTCCGGGCGATCACCGCGGCCGAGCGCGGCGACGCGGCCAAGGTGCTGCGGCTCACCGCCGCGATCGAGGCCGCGGGCACCGCGTACCCCCGGTCGGTGTCGCCGTTGTGGCTGCGCCTGCGGGCGCAGGCGGCGGCCGTGGACGGCGACCCGGCGCGGTGCGCGGCGGTACGGGCCGACCTGGCCCCGCACCGCGGGCAGTGGGCGGCGGCGTTGTTCGGCTGCGACATCGGCGGCCCGGTCGACCTGTGGCTGGCCGGTGTGGACGCGGCCGAGGGCCGGTGGGACGACGCGATCGACTGCTACGCGGCGGCCCGGGACGCCGCCGACCGGCTGGGCGCCCGGCCCTGGTCGGTGCTGGCCCGGGCCGGTCTGGTGGGCGCGCTCGCCGGGCGAAACGGGCCGGGCGACGCGGCCGAGGCGCGGCGACTGCGGGCCGAGACGGTGGCCGAGGCGCGGACGCTGGGCATGGTCCAGGTGGTGGACCGGCTGGGTGCGGCGGATCCCGCCCCCGCGGCGGCGTCCGCAGTGGTCGCGCCCCCGGCCGCCCGGCTCGGCGCGGGCGTTCCGGCGCTGGTCGCCGCGTCGTCGCCGGCCGGCCGCCGGACCGCGTCGGGCCTGTCCCGGGCGGGTGTGGTGTACGGGCGGCCGCCCGACCCCGGCGCGGACGTCATCCGGCCCGAGTTCCGTCCGGACGGGCCGGTGTGGCGCCTCGCGTACGACGGCGTCGTGGTGCACCTGCCCGACGCCAAAGGGCTGCACGACCTGCGCCTGCTGCTGAGCCGTCCCGGCACGGACGTGCCCGCCGTCGAACTGCTCGACCCGGCGGCCGGTCCGGAACTCGTCGCCGCGCGCCGCCTCGGTGCCGATCCGGTGCTCGACGACGAGGCGAAGGCCCGCTACCGCCGGCACCTGCGGCGGCTCGACGACGAGATCGATCGGGCGGCGGCCCGGGACGACGGGCGGCGGCTGGCCGAACTGGACGCCGAGCGCGCGGCGCTGCTCGACCAGTTGCGTACTGCCGCCGGGCTGGCCGGGCGCGGCCGGCGACTCGGTGACCAGGCGGAACGGGCGCGCAAGGCGGTGACCGGGCGGATCCGGGACACCCTGCGCCGCATCGACGAGCGGCATCCGGCGCTCGCCGCGCACCTGCGCGAGTCGGTCACCACCGGCGGTGCCTGCCGCTACCGGCCGGCCGAGCCGGTGCCCTGGCGGCTCTGA
- a CDS encoding snapalysin family zinc-dependent metalloprotease codes for MRKPKLSRILATLAAATLAALGAVAVNPAPASAAVRNVCYNISQAGPFANTAVQAAAIWNNYTNNINMAQCGSNLRITYTYGGGSYAQRTSLGNGRVVIDYYQAQQYSPLRIMTHEIGHILGLPDNYNGNCAILMSGGSAGTSCTNPYPSSAEASRVDSLFGFAARSATPAQVFTGSWPAASTVGAQR; via the coding sequence ATGCGTAAGCCCAAGCTGTCCCGGATCCTCGCCACCCTCGCGGCCGCGACGCTGGCAGCGCTCGGCGCGGTAGCCGTCAACCCGGCTCCGGCCTCCGCCGCCGTCCGCAACGTCTGCTACAACATCAGCCAGGCTGGCCCGTTCGCCAACACGGCGGTGCAGGCGGCGGCGATCTGGAACAACTACACGAACAACATCAACATGGCCCAGTGCGGGTCCAACCTGCGGATCACCTACACCTACGGCGGCGGCTCGTACGCCCAGCGCACCAGCCTCGGCAACGGCCGCGTGGTGATCGACTACTACCAGGCCCAGCAGTACTCGCCGCTGCGCATCATGACGCACGAGATCGGCCACATCCTCGGCCTGCCGGACAACTACAACGGCAACTGCGCCATCCTGATGTCCGGCGGCAGCGCCGGTACGAGCTGCACCAACCCGTACCCCAGCTCCGCCGAGGCCTCCCGGGTCGACTCGCTGTTCGGCTTCGCCGCCCGCAGCGCGACGCCCGCCCAGGTCTTCACCGGCAGCTGGCCGGCCGCCTCGACCGTGGGTGCCCAGCGCTGA
- a CDS encoding DUF6403 family protein, with protein MTVSVLPWLGGGLVAVAAGFLAALLPRRRARAEGRRVAWSSARAAIHDATVSRDASPVTLPEAERLLARAESLAAGSGGADAARAAAEHARRADELWRAGR; from the coding sequence ATGACGGTGAGCGTGCTGCCCTGGCTGGGCGGGGGCCTGGTGGCGGTGGCCGCCGGTTTCCTCGCCGCGTTGCTGCCCCGGCGCCGCGCCCGGGCCGAGGGCCGGCGGGTCGCCTGGTCGTCGGCGCGGGCGGCGATCCACGACGCCACCGTCAGCCGGGACGCGTCCCCGGTGACGCTGCCGGAGGCCGAGCGTCTGCTGGCCCGGGCCGAGTCGCTCGCCGCCGGGAGCGGCGGCGCGGACGCGGCCCGCGCGGCGGCCGAGCACGCCCGCCGCGCCGACGAGCTGTGGCGGGCCGGGCGATGA
- a CDS encoding AAA family ATPase, translating into MHEAEQVIQRVLRDLRDGTHRGVVVDSPPGAGKSTLVVRAAIETAATGDPLMIVAQTNEQVDDLIDRLGRKAPELRVGRLSATDYRPTERVTAHPAVRVAAKVADLGGPAVTIGTAAKWATVTEGSWPWAIVDEAYQMRADALLRVAGRFERALFVGDPGQLDPFSTVETFRWTGLTWDPMQSAVATLLRHNPELPVHRLPVSWRLPDSAAPVVSAAFYPFTGFRAGTGPADRALTFTEPGAGDAYDAAVELAAATGWALHELPARHTVRTDADAAAACAELALRVLARGAVAVSEAAPGGAPVTADRIAVGAAHRDQVAAIRSRLGAAGAGITVDTANRLQGREYDVTIVLHPLSGRRDATAFHLESGRLCVLASRHRHACVVVARAGIGELLDAYPSTERVHLDVPVKFPDGWEANQTVLTHLDAHRA; encoded by the coding sequence TTGCACGAAGCCGAGCAGGTGATCCAGCGTGTGCTGCGGGATCTGCGCGACGGCACGCACCGCGGTGTCGTCGTGGACTCGCCTCCCGGCGCCGGGAAGTCCACCCTCGTGGTCCGCGCCGCCATCGAAACTGCTGCCACCGGCGACCCGCTGATGATCGTGGCGCAGACCAACGAGCAGGTCGACGACCTCATCGACCGGCTCGGCCGCAAGGCCCCGGAGCTGCGCGTCGGGCGGCTCTCCGCGACCGACTACCGGCCCACCGAGCGGGTCACCGCCCACCCGGCGGTCCGGGTCGCGGCAAAGGTGGCCGACCTGGGCGGCCCGGCGGTCACCATCGGTACGGCGGCCAAGTGGGCCACCGTCACCGAGGGGAGCTGGCCGTGGGCGATCGTGGACGAGGCGTACCAGATGCGCGCCGACGCGCTGCTGCGCGTGGCGGGGCGGTTCGAGCGGGCCCTGTTCGTCGGCGACCCCGGTCAGCTCGATCCGTTCAGCACCGTGGAGACGTTCCGCTGGACCGGGCTGACCTGGGATCCGATGCAGTCGGCGGTGGCCACGCTGCTGCGGCACAACCCGGAGCTGCCGGTGCACCGGCTTCCGGTGTCGTGGCGGCTGCCGGACTCGGCCGCGCCTGTGGTGTCCGCCGCGTTCTACCCGTTCACCGGGTTCCGCGCCGGGACCGGCCCGGCCGATCGTGCGCTGACGTTCACCGAGCCCGGCGCGGGTGACGCCTACGACGCCGCGGTCGAGCTGGCCGCCGCCACCGGCTGGGCGTTGCACGAGCTGCCGGCCCGGCACACCGTGCGTACCGATGCCGACGCCGCCGCGGCCTGCGCGGAACTGGCGCTGCGGGTGCTGGCGCGCGGCGCGGTCGCGGTCAGCGAGGCCGCCCCGGGCGGCGCGCCGGTCACCGCGGACCGGATCGCCGTCGGGGCCGCGCACCGCGACCAGGTCGCGGCCATCCGCTCCCGGCTGGGCGCGGCCGGGGCGGGCATCACCGTGGACACCGCCAACCGGCTCCAGGGCCGGGAGTACGACGTGACGATCGTGCTGCATCCGCTCTCCGGCCGGCGCGACGCGACCGCGTTCCACCTGGAGTCTGGGCGGCTGTGCGTGCTGGCGTCGCGGCACCGGCACGCCTGCGTGGTGGTGGCGCGGGCGGGGATCGGTGAGCTGCTCGATGCTTACCCGTCGACCGAGCGGGTGCACCTGGACGTACCGGTGAAGTTCCCGGACGGCTGGGAGGCCAACCAGACGGTGCTGACCCATCTCGATGCGCATCGGGCGTGA